From Chryseobacterium sp. IHB B 17019, one genomic window encodes:
- a CDS encoding YggS family pyridoxal phosphate-dependent enzyme: MKEDILHNLEIINQRIKYACEKAGRNSDEVKLLLATKTVSVERIKIALKNGQTLIAENKVQELKEKYEDLKDIPHENHFIGHLQTNKTKDILKYDVSCVQSLDRLDLAEKLHQRLLLEGKTMDVLIQVNTSNEESKFGIHPDNVVELIKNVSKLDTLKIKGLMTIGLFSVETEKVRACFKLLKKLQQEIIQQNIPNVEMKELSMGMSGDLETAIEEGSTIVRVGTAVFGTRIYPDSYYWDETLNL; encoded by the coding sequence ATGAAAGAAGATATTCTCCACAACCTTGAAATCATCAACCAAAGAATAAAATATGCCTGTGAAAAAGCCGGCAGAAATAGTGATGAAGTTAAATTATTACTGGCAACAAAAACCGTTTCCGTCGAAAGAATTAAAATTGCTCTGAAAAACGGCCAAACATTAATTGCTGAAAACAAAGTTCAGGAATTAAAAGAAAAATATGAAGATTTAAAAGATATTCCGCACGAAAATCATTTTATCGGACATCTTCAAACGAATAAAACAAAGGATATTTTAAAATATGATGTAAGTTGTGTTCAATCTCTTGACCGTTTGGATCTGGCTGAAAAACTTCACCAACGACTTTTGTTGGAAGGAAAAACAATGGATGTTTTAATTCAGGTGAATACTTCAAATGAGGAAAGTAAATTCGGAATTCATCCTGATAATGTTGTTGAATTGATAAAAAATGTTTCTAAATTGGATACTTTAAAAATTAAAGGCTTAATGACAATTGGCCTATTCAGTGTGGAAACTGAAAAAGTGAGAGCCTGTTTTAAACTATTGAAAAAATTACAGCAGGAAATCATCCAACAGAATATCCCGAATGTAGAAATGAAAGAACTTTCAATGGGAATGAGCGGTGATCTGGAAACTGCGATTGAGGAAGGTTCTACCATTGTAAGGGTCGGAACAGCAGTTTTTGGGACGAGGATTTATCCGGATTCTTATTATTGGGATGAAACATTAAATTTATAG
- a CDS encoding DUF2024 family protein: MQVAVWDTYVTKKDGSVMHFDIIAPTEIKDTNVIYSYGKDYLKGKGQENQELSAKECSFCHIETVLPQWEADISRKGYTIIEMENCNE, translated from the coding sequence ATGCAGGTAGCAGTTTGGGATACTTATGTAACTAAAAAAGACGGATCAGTAATGCATTTCGACATCATTGCTCCGACAGAAATTAAAGATACAAACGTAATTTATAGTTACGGAAAAGATTATTTAAAAGGAAAAGGCCAGGAAAACCAGGAACTTTCCGCGAAAGAGTGCAGCTTCTGCCATATAGAAACAGTGCTGCCACAATGGGAAGCCGACATCAGTAGAAAAGGCTACACCATTATAGAAATGGAAAATTGTAATGAATGA
- a CDS encoding AAA family ATPase gives MNLYNLIIQDKEEVTLNDVFLEPRNKEQLVQLIKENTYIKELHEYGLPVNNKVLLQGSSGCGKTMTAKAIANALGKNIIILNLSNIVSSRIGETSQNIKMIFDKASRERSVLFLDELDQIGKARGSDDKDVGEMRRLVNTLIQLIDYYPEDALLLCATNHPEIIDTALIRRFQLKINYEMPSKDFLDSFYDNLLSKFPEDLRNIERKYEISFAEAKDYAFTVVKGNLIQKLEAQHQVQQ, from the coding sequence ATGAATCTGTATAACCTTATTATTCAAGATAAAGAAGAAGTAACGCTTAATGATGTTTTCCTTGAACCTCGGAATAAGGAACAGCTTGTACAGCTCATCAAAGAAAATACTTACATCAAAGAACTGCACGAATACGGTCTTCCGGTGAACAATAAAGTGCTTCTTCAGGGAAGCTCCGGATGTGGAAAAACCATGACTGCAAAGGCAATTGCGAATGCTTTGGGTAAAAATATTATTATCTTGAATTTAAGCAATATCGTTTCATCACGAATTGGGGAAACATCTCAAAATATTAAAATGATTTTTGATAAAGCTTCCCGTGAAAGATCGGTTCTTTTTCTTGATGAACTCGATCAAATTGGGAAAGCGAGAGGCAGCGATGATAAAGATGTTGGTGAAATGAGAAGACTGGTGAACACCTTGATTCAGTTGATTGATTATTATCCTGAGGATGCACTTTTGCTTTGTGCTACGAATCATCCGGAGATTATTGATACGGCTTTAATCAGGCGTTTTCAGTTGAAAATTAATTATGAAATGCCTTCCAAAGACTTTCTGGATAGCTTTTATGATAATTTATTATCGAAGTTTCCCGAAGATTTGAGGAATATTGAGAGGAAATATGAGATTTCTTTTGCTGAAGCGAAGGATTATGCTTTTACGGTGGTGAAAGGAAATTTGATTCAAAAACTGGAAGCTCAACATCAAGTTCAACAATGA
- a CDS encoding J domain-containing protein has translation MKDYYYFLGISHDASEEDIKKAYRKLSLKYHPDKNENDDFFADRFREIQEAYETLSDKSKRYTYDQNLESQQKSFRYNVPPSIKTFTANKIHAKKGEEIIINWQTQNADVVKVLPFGLEKPYGERIFKITEFKDGKFQILLHATNSLLHKTVVQGITITEVFETEGEKFRDKAEELFKSQPRTVANPHGQPKIMKIFVAIVLIVLATYFLIKSFSN, from the coding sequence ATGAAAGATTACTACTATTTTCTTGGGATTTCTCATGATGCTTCGGAAGAAGACATCAAAAAAGCTTATAGAAAACTATCGCTAAAATATCACCCCGACAAAAACGAAAATGATGACTTCTTTGCAGACCGTTTCCGCGAAATTCAGGAAGCTTACGAAACATTGAGCGACAAAAGTAAAAGATATACTTACGACCAGAATTTAGAAAGTCAACAGAAAAGTTTCAGGTATAATGTTCCGCCTTCCATAAAAACTTTTACGGCGAATAAAATTCATGCAAAAAAAGGAGAGGAGATTATCATCAACTGGCAGACTCAGAATGCTGATGTAGTGAAAGTTTTACCTTTCGGACTGGAAAAACCTTACGGTGAAAGAATTTTTAAAATAACGGAATTCAAGGACGGAAAATTCCAGATTTTACTTCATGCTACGAATTCGTTGTTACATAAAACGGTTGTTCAGGGAATAACAATTACAGAAGTTTTTGAAACTGAAGGTGAAAAATTCAGGGATAAAGCGGAAGAATTATTCAAGTCGCAACCGAGAACAGTTGCAAATCCGCATGGTCAGCCAAAAATAATGAAAATATTTGTGGCGATTGTATTAATAGTTTTGGCGACTTATTTCTTAATAAAAAGTTTCAGCAATTAA
- a CDS encoding MarR family winged helix-turn-helix transcriptional regulator: protein MNESDFNLKHQNQNTESKIVASLERISQAFRVLLWQESKEHALSPIQVQVLVFLLNHSEEKRKVSYLADEFNMTKATISETVKSLEQKNLITKEYEPHDTRSYIIHLTPKGSEIADKTSYFTRQITAPIQNLNQESKENLLQNLFDIIHYLNKNGVITIQRMCTTCTYFRPSAEGKEPVCALLEKVLYSEDLRIDCPEHQMKA from the coding sequence ATGAACGAATCAGATTTTAACTTAAAGCATCAAAACCAGAACACGGAAAGCAAAATTGTGGCTTCTTTAGAAAGGATTTCACAGGCTTTCCGAGTTTTGCTTTGGCAGGAAAGTAAGGAACATGCTTTGAGCCCCATTCAGGTACAGGTTTTGGTTTTTCTTTTAAATCACAGTGAAGAAAAAAGAAAAGTGAGCTATCTGGCGGATGAATTTAACATGACAAAAGCCACGATCAGCGAAACCGTAAAGTCACTTGAACAAAAAAATCTGATCACCAAAGAATATGAGCCTCACGACACGAGAAGCTACATTATCCATCTGACCCCAAAGGGAAGCGAAATAGCAGACAAAACATCCTATTTTACAAGACAAATTACCGCGCCGATTCAGAACCTGAATCAAGAAAGCAAAGAAAATCTGCTTCAAAATCTGTTTGATATTATTCATTATTTAAACAAAAATGGTGTCATTACCATTCAGAGAATGTGTACGACCTGTACCTATTTTCGTCCCTCTGCTGAGGGAAAAGAACCTGTTTGTGCGCTTTTAGAAAAAGTTTTGTATTCTGAAGACCTGCGTATCGACTGCCCGGAACATCAAATGAAAGCTTAA
- the gcvP gene encoding aminomethyl-transferring glycine dehydrogenase, producing MNTEQFVSRHISLNEADKQAMLEKVGVSSIEELISQTIPSSIRLEKDLEISEPLSEYEMLIHSKELASKNTDYTSYIGFGYHNTLLPSAIQRNIFENPSWYTAYTPYQAEIAQGRLEALLNFQTVVCDLTGFALANASLLDESTAAAEAMHMFFSNRTKDQKKANANKFFISDLVLPQTVSVLKTKAEGLDIEIVEGDHKTHQFDETYYGVLLQYPGKNGIVLDYTENIVEYKKLDLQVAVACDPMALVKLKSPASMGADCAVGTTQRFGIPLGYGGPHAAFFACKEDYKRDIPGRIIGVSQDMYGRRALRMALQTREQHIKRERATSNICTAQVLLAVMAGMYAVYHGPKGLNYIADQIHFKANALKNGLKALGYEAVEEPIFDTVKIMMSEDEKGRLMRMMLDHRLNLNYFTEGVVSIAINESTTLEKLNVLMASFAQFKDKQTFKLEIKEGYSIPEENLRKDEILTEEVFNKYHTETELMRYIKRLERKDLSLTHSMISLGSCTMKLNAATQMLPLSWDNWGSVHPFVPVDQAEGYQEMIRELEKDLAEITGFAGTSLQPNSGAQGEYAGLMVIREYHISRGEGHRNVVLIPQSAHGTNPASAAMAGMKIVVVKNLESGEIDFEDLKAKTEQHSENLSCVMITYPSTYGFFDANIKEITSLIHQHGGQVYMDGANMNAQVGYTSPGNIGADVCHLNLHKTFAIPHGGGGPGVGPICVAKHLVPFLPSNANIRIGAKEAIDGISAAPYGSGLILNISYAYIKMLGTSGLKKATEHAILNANYLKEILAEHFPILYSNTEGRVAHECIVDFRQFKSLGIEVADVAKRLMDYGFHAPTVSFPVAGTLMIEPTESESKSEIDRFAEALIAIKHEIDEIANGQADATNNVLKNAPHTEQMVISDSWDKPYSREKAAYPLDWVRDHKFFASVSRVDEAYGDRNLVCTCEPIEAYM from the coding sequence ATGAATACAGAACAGTTTGTGAGCCGTCACATTTCCTTAAATGAAGCCGATAAACAGGCGATGTTGGAAAAAGTTGGCGTTTCAAGTATCGAAGAGCTCATCTCTCAAACCATCCCTTCTTCTATCCGTTTAGAAAAAGATCTTGAGATCTCAGAACCGCTTTCAGAATACGAAATGCTTATCCATTCTAAGGAATTGGCATCGAAAAATACTGATTATACAAGCTACATCGGTTTCGGATATCACAATACATTGTTGCCATCGGCTATTCAGAGGAATATTTTTGAAAATCCGAGCTGGTATACGGCTTATACACCTTATCAGGCGGAAATAGCGCAGGGAAGATTGGAAGCTCTTCTTAATTTCCAGACTGTTGTGTGTGATCTTACAGGTTTTGCATTGGCAAATGCTTCATTATTAGATGAATCTACGGCTGCTGCAGAAGCAATGCACATGTTTTTCAGCAACAGAACGAAAGACCAGAAAAAAGCAAACGCAAACAAATTCTTCATTTCTGATCTTGTTTTGCCTCAAACGGTTTCTGTTTTAAAAACAAAAGCAGAAGGTTTAGACATCGAAATCGTTGAAGGTGACCACAAAACCCACCAGTTTGACGAAACATATTATGGAGTTTTATTGCAATATCCAGGAAAAAACGGAATTGTTTTAGATTACACTGAAAATATTGTTGAATATAAAAAATTAGATCTTCAGGTAGCTGTTGCCTGTGATCCGATGGCTTTGGTTAAATTAAAATCTCCTGCTTCCATGGGCGCCGACTGTGCCGTAGGAACTACGCAGAGATTTGGTATTCCATTGGGTTACGGAGGTCCTCACGCAGCATTTTTCGCTTGTAAAGAAGATTATAAAAGAGATATTCCGGGAAGAATCATCGGGGTTTCTCAGGATATGTACGGAAGACGTGCATTGAGAATGGCTTTGCAAACGAGAGAGCAGCACATTAAAAGAGAAAGAGCGACTTCAAACATCTGTACAGCTCAGGTTCTTTTGGCGGTAATGGCTGGAATGTATGCTGTTTATCACGGTCCGAAAGGGTTAAACTATATCGCTGATCAGATTCACTTTAAAGCAAATGCTTTGAAGAACGGTCTTAAAGCTTTAGGATACGAAGCTGTTGAAGAGCCGATTTTCGATACGGTAAAAATCATGATGAGCGAAGATGAGAAAGGAAGATTGATGAGAATGATGCTTGATCACAGATTGAATCTAAACTATTTCACAGAAGGTGTAGTAAGCATCGCGATCAACGAAAGTACAACATTGGAGAAATTAAATGTTCTGATGGCTTCTTTTGCTCAGTTTAAAGATAAGCAGACTTTCAAATTAGAAATAAAAGAAGGATACAGCATTCCGGAAGAGAATTTAAGAAAAGACGAAATTCTTACGGAAGAAGTATTCAACAAATATCACACGGAGACTGAATTGATGCGTTACATCAAGCGTCTGGAAAGAAAAGATTTATCATTAACACATTCAATGATTTCTTTAGGTTCTTGTACGATGAAGTTGAACGCAGCGACTCAAATGTTACCACTTTCTTGGGACAATTGGGGAAGTGTTCACCCGTTTGTACCGGTTGACCAGGCTGAAGGTTATCAGGAAATGATCCGTGAACTGGAAAAAGATTTAGCTGAAATTACAGGTTTCGCAGGAACTTCTTTACAGCCGAATTCCGGAGCTCAGGGAGAATACGCTGGGTTAATGGTGATCAGAGAATATCATATTTCAAGAGGTGAAGGCCACAGAAATGTAGTGTTAATCCCTCAGTCTGCACACGGAACCAACCCGGCTTCTGCAGCAATGGCAGGAATGAAGATTGTTGTTGTTAAAAACCTTGAAAGCGGAGAAATTGATTTCGAAGACTTAAAAGCTAAAACAGAACAACATTCTGAGAATTTATCTTGCGTAATGATCACGTATCCGTCAACTTACGGATTCTTCGATGCCAACATTAAAGAAATTACAAGCTTAATCCACCAACATGGCGGACAAGTATATATGGATGGTGCGAACATGAACGCTCAGGTAGGATATACAAGCCCTGGAAACATCGGAGCAGACGTTTGTCACTTGAATCTTCACAAAACTTTCGCCATTCCTCACGGAGGTGGAGGTCCTGGAGTTGGCCCAATCTGTGTGGCTAAGCACTTGGTTCCTTTCTTGCCTTCAAACGCAAACATCAGAATCGGAGCTAAAGAAGCTATCGACGGTATTTCTGCAGCACCTTACGGTTCCGGTTTGATCCTGAATATTTCTTACGCTTACATCAAAATGTTAGGAACTTCAGGGTTGAAAAAAGCAACTGAACATGCAATCTTAAATGCTAATTATTTAAAAGAAATTTTAGCTGAGCATTTCCCGATTTTATATTCAAATACAGAGGGAAGAGTAGCGCATGAGTGTATCGTAGATTTCAGACAGTTTAAGTCGTTAGGAATTGAGGTTGCTGATGTGGCGAAAAGATTGATGGATTATGGTTTCCACGCTCCAACAGTTTCTTTCCCGGTGGCAGGAACATTAATGATCGAGCCTACAGAATCTGAAAGCAAGTCAGAAATTGATCGTTTTGCAGAAGCATTAATTGCTATCAAACATGAGATCGACGAGATTGCAAACGGACAAGCCGATGCTACAAACAACGTATTGAAAAACGCTCCTCATACGGAACAAATGGTAATCTCCGATTCTTGGGATAAGCCATACAGCAGAGAAAAAGCAGCCTATCCTCTGGATTGGGTGAGAGATCACAAATTCTTTGCTTCTGTTTCCAGAGTTGATGAAGCTTACGGAGATAGAAATCTGGTTTGTACTTGTGAGCCGATTGAAGCTTATATGTAA
- a CDS encoding DcaP family trimeric outer membrane transporter yields MKKHKKLFALLMIILLLPSKWSAQITLTKSKAEDKNEWELYLKGFIQTDYTVDFQDMKSIEGFAAQSITIPQRNIASSNFSVKQSQIGLGIKQKNPKGDDNFSAYIEIDLYGPNRTTAPRFRQGYIKWNKWLAGQTWSNFSDTEIFPNIFDFIGPDGLLFSRRMQVRYSTKISSKEDLSFSLEDPNSPSISLPVDSLEWKKRAVIPTFTAMYRYGNEKDYIKAGALISPISYDMRYLPDEAYQTKTMLGWGGMISARRYITDKNSFRFQTSYGKGYATNNSDLNGEEYDAVPNPANRNILETLALFNIVGMYEHWWNEEWSSVAYISYSSIGKKDYVPKDMAKNFQNAGLNIVFQPFKKLRMGVEGNYGRVKIFDGRQAYAWRIQASTALSF; encoded by the coding sequence ATGAAAAAACACAAGAAGCTGTTCGCTTTATTGATGATCATTTTATTATTACCATCCAAATGGTCGGCACAAATTACGCTGACAAAAAGCAAAGCAGAAGATAAAAATGAATGGGAATTATATCTTAAAGGGTTTATACAGACAGATTACACCGTTGATTTTCAGGATATGAAATCTATCGAAGGATTTGCTGCACAGTCCATTACAATTCCTCAACGGAATATCGCGAGCAGTAATTTCAGTGTAAAGCAATCTCAGATCGGACTGGGAATCAAGCAGAAAAACCCAAAAGGTGACGATAATTTTTCGGCTTACATCGAAATTGATTTGTACGGCCCAAACAGAACTACCGCTCCCCGCTTCCGACAAGGCTATATTAAATGGAATAAATGGCTCGCCGGACAAACCTGGAGTAATTTTTCCGACACTGAAATTTTTCCCAATATTTTTGATTTTATCGGACCTGATGGACTGTTATTCAGCAGAAGAATGCAGGTTCGATATTCCACTAAAATTTCTTCGAAAGAAGATCTTTCATTTTCTCTGGAAGATCCGAATTCACCAAGTATTTCACTTCCCGTCGATTCTCTGGAATGGAAGAAAAGAGCCGTCATTCCTACCTTTACAGCAATGTATCGCTACGGTAATGAGAAAGATTATATAAAAGCCGGAGCGCTTATTTCGCCTATTAGCTATGACATGCGATACCTCCCTGATGAAGCATATCAGACGAAAACGATGCTTGGGTGGGGTGGAATGATCTCTGCGAGGCGATATATTACTGATAAAAATAGTTTCAGGTTTCAGACTTCTTATGGAAAAGGATACGCAACTAACAACAGCGACCTCAATGGTGAAGAGTATGATGCTGTGCCGAATCCCGCTAACCGAAATATTCTGGAAACCCTGGCTCTTTTTAATATTGTTGGTATGTATGAACACTGGTGGAATGAAGAATGGTCTTCGGTGGCGTATATCAGCTATTCCAGTATTGGAAAAAAAGACTATGTTCCGAAAGATATGGCGAAAAATTTTCAAAATGCAGGACTTAATATTGTTTTCCAGCCTTTTAAAAAATTGCGGATGGGAGTTGAAGGGAATTACGGAAGAGTAAAAATTTTTGATGGTCGACAAGCTTACGCGTGGAGAATTCAGGCGTCAACGGCATTAAGCTTTTAA